The genomic region GGCAGAGGACAGGAGGAGTCATTCAGGCAGATGGTGGAGAGCCAGGGCTTGTAGTGGAGGAAACAGCCCTCGTGAagcgcggggggcgggggggtggtttCAGTTTTTTCCCTGCCATCTAAGCAAATGTgccaagctgggatttgaattaaGGTGCGTTTCCAAGGCCCATGCTCTTAACCCCGTTCCTGTCTCCATGGTCTTGGCTCCCTGGGCGTGGCCTGTGGTAAGGCTgttctgggggcagggggtgtggCCCCCGCAGCCTGCAAAGCCGGCCTCAGAGCACAGACTTCACCCGAAGGGCAGTGGAAACCAGGAAGTCAGCCTGGGTTGttctgaggggtgggggtggggggtgcatgGGCCGGTCAGCAGGCCTGGGGCTGACTCATCCTCGCTGGTGCCCTGGGTGTCgtgcccagcccagcctggcgGGAGGAGCCGCAGGCAgacgctctcctccagggtctcCCACTGAGGTGTTTGTGCGCCCCAGGCAGGGGGCTTGGGATACTttgaattctttgccactgcctAGAAAAGCAAGACTTTACATCCAAGTCTGTTTCTGCCTTCTGATGAATCGGCTGGGGCCACTGGAGGGGCAGCCGCCCGCGCAGGCAGGGTGCCGGCTCTTCTGGGCCCGCTGGCCGCACCCAGCCCACCTCGATTCCACCCCCTGCCAGGCCCTGTGGCTGCATGCCTGCTGGTCATGCCCTCATTCAGGCACTTCCTAAAAATCCTCCCCAGCCGCCAGGGATTCCTGACCTCTTATTCCAGCACCGAAGCCTGAGCAGGTGTCTCCCTTGTTTCACTGGGCCCCTGGGGCAAAACCAGGCTGCCCTACTAGCAGCCAGGGTCCAGGAGAGGCAGGGGCAGGCGCTGCCCCCAGGGCACGGTGGCCTGTCGGTGGGTTTTGCAGGGTTCGAGTTTTCTGCACATATGAGGCAGTGCTGGCCTCAGGTTGTCTGGCAGCCCATGGCCCTGCCTGCCAGTGACTGACGCACAGGActggggcctgtgctctgcagcggCAGCCCCTTCCCAGCCTGCCCGCCTCACTCGCTCACTCATGGGCTCAGCAGGTACTTACTGAGGCCTTCTGCGCACCAGCCACTGTTCTGGGCCTTAGATGCAGCCAGGAAGAAGCGGTGGCCACCCTCACGAACACTGCACCATGGAGCAGGCCACGGGCAGCTGAACACGTGCTTCACGCCCGCTGGTTCTGAGTGCTCtgagaaaaggaaagcaagagaGCAGGATAGGGAGGGTTCGAGGCTGGCGTTTTAGACCACAGGAAGTCAGGGAGAGCCAGCAGCAGAGACCTGAAGGGGGCACACTGAGGAGGGGAGCCCCAGGCAGACAGGGGCGAAGGACTGCAGGCTGAATGAGCAGCCAGTGCCTGAGGCTGCGCTATGTCTGGTGTGTTTGAGGAGCAGTTAAGAGGCCCCGTGTGCCTGGAGCTGGTGCGTGGGGGCCCCTAGGGGGAGCCCTGGAGGCAGTGAGCTGGGTCAGGACGGTGGCCACGGCAGGCAGGGCGTGCCTGGGACACACACGGTGCTGGTTCGCGTTCGCTGGCACCACCCCTCGGGCACTCCTGCCCTCTGCTCCGGGCCCAGACCTTTCTCACTTtacctccaccccaccctcagcCTCCACGGGAACAGAGGGCGTGTTTAGGGCTCACAGCCCTGCCAGGCTGCAGGGAAGGAGGTGCCAAGCCGGGCCCTGGCCCCCGCATCCTGTAATTTTCAGCTTTCCAGGGCTTGTTATGGGCTGGCGCAGCCTCTGCCCTCCTTCCCCTGCACCCCTCCAAGCCTGGAGAACAAGGAAAAGGCAGGGGGTGCTTCTCTGAGGGGTGTCCTGGGAACCGCTGCTCCCAGCCCGGGGGCAACAACCTGATGGGGCGGGCAGCTCCCCTCCTGTCACGCGAGGCtcggtgctgggggaggggctgtgggggcCTCCCCGGGTCCGCCCCGCCCTCCCAGCCCCACCGTCACCCCATGGCATTTCTTCATTCCGTCTCTGtcttgtctctgtgtgtgttgtgttgtcCTGTCCGCCTGTGTTGGATGCACGTCCTGTGTCCCCCTCCTCCTTGCCCGGCCCCCACCCTGCCATTGCCCTGGACCCCAGACCATCGTGCGGGGCAGCAAAGGCGCCAAGGATGGGGCCCTCACGCTGCTGCTCGACGAGTTCGAGAACATGTCGGTGACGCGCTCCAACTCCCTGCGGAGAGACAGCCCGCCGCCACCCACCCGTGCCCGCCAGGAAAACGGGATGCCCGCGGAGCAGGCCGCCACGGCCAGAGGGGGCCCAGAGAAGGCGGGCAGCCAAGGCCGGGGGGCCGGTCATGGCGAGGCAGGTGGCAGCACTGGAGACAGGCGGCGGGCGGGGCCAGACAAGAGGCCCAAGTCTTCTAGGGAGGGCTCGGGAGGGCCCCAGGAGTCCTCCCGGGACAAGCgccccctctctgggcctgacGTCGGCACCCCCCACCAACCTGCCAGTCTAGCCAGCGGGGCGAAAGTGGCGGCTGGCCGGCCCTTTAACACGTACCCGCGGGCCGACACGGACCACCCATCCCGGGGCACCCAGGtaaccactcccccaccccaggacccCTGACCGTTGCCTTGCCCAGCCTGTTCCCACCCACCAACTCCAGCCTGCCCCAGCCCACTGTCCATCTCCATCTTGACCGCCATTATCTGTTCCGCAGCCGGGATCcctgtcccccagcccctcccctgacAGCCGCCTCTCTTTTCTGTTGCAGGGGGAGCCTCACAACATGGCCCCCAACGGGCCATCGGTGGGGGGCCTGGCTGTCCCCCAGTCCTCCTCCTCCCGGCCCCCTGCCCGAGCCCACGGCGCCCCCAGCCCTGGAGTGCTGGGCCCCCATGCCTCTGAGCCCCAGCTGGCCCCTCCAGCCCGCGCCCTCGCCGCCCCCGCCGGGCCCCCTGCCCCCGGGCCCCCcggcccccgctcaccacagcgGGAACCCCAGCGAGTGTCCCACGAGCAGTTCCGGGCTGCCCTGCAGCTGGTGGTGGACCCTGGTGACCCCCGCTCCTACCTGGACAACTTCATCAAGATTGGCGAGGGCTCCACCGGCATAGTGTGCATCGCTACCGTGCGCAGCTCCGGCAGGCTGGTGGCCGTCAAGAAGATGGACCTGCGCAAGCAGCAGCGGCGGGAGCTGCTCTTCAACGAGGTGGGCCCGCCGCCCCATCCCCGTAGGGCTCCCCTGCCCCACCATGCTCCTCCTGGGGCCCCCCTGCTCCCCAGggctcccccaccctcccacctgcCCCACTCCTCCCAGGGCCCCCCAACTACCCCACTCCCCCTAGGGCTCCCCTGACCCCCGGTTCCTCCCAGGGCCCCTTGGCTCCTCCCAGGGCCCCCCGGCTCCTCCCAGGGCTCCCGCACCTGCCCCCATCCTCCCGGGGCTCCCCgcctccccacctgcccccccCCAAGCTGTCCCACTCCTCCTGGGGCTCCCCTACCCCACGGTTTAGAGGGTATGCAGGGCTGAGAACCGGGAGAGGCTCTATGGGGCTGGGGTTTGCCAGGTGTGAGTTCTGAGCCCAGCTCCTGTCCTCGCTCTTCATGCCTCCCCAGGCTGTGTCCTCTGTCCCCACGATACCCACTGCCATGCCGTCCTGTCCTGTCCAGGCCCCGAGCCCCAGCTCCAGGCCCTGAGCCCCACTGACCCTCTGTGTGCCTTCCAGGCCCCTCACCACCAAGTCCCATACTGGCCCCACACTGTTGACCCCACACCTGCCTCTCCTGGTTCCCCATCTCGGAGAGGCCCCACCACCCCAGTCCCCAGGCCAGGGCCCTGAGCCTCCCCGttgcctccccagccccccaggcGAGAGCCTGTCGCCCCTCCCCCAATGCAGCGCGCAGCGGCGCACGTTTAACGTGGCTGCCTGAGCTGCACGCAGTGAGCGCCACGCCCGCCCTCCAGGCTTTGCtttgccaggccttcctgccccTGGAATctaacccccacccccgccttgtGTCTGAGCCTCCTGCTTGTCCTGGTCTCAGCCCTGTGCTTAATGCTCTCGTCCCAGCGCCCTCTCCCAATGCCAGCCTGGCCATCAGGGCTACTCACAGACCCACTCAGGGCTGGTCAGAGATCAACATCAGCAGCGTGAGGTGTGCATGGGGTGGGAGCACCCCGGAATAGAATACATATGTCAGGCCCCTCGCTGCCTTCTGGGTCTCTTGGCTTCAGGCGTGGGAGGACAGTCCCTGGACTGGACCCCGATGAGCAGGAGTGGCGGGTGGAAATGGACCTGCAGTTTGGCAGGGCCCCCCCGAGGCTGAGAGGGCGGGCTCTGGCGGCAGGGACTGCTGGTCCTCCCCTCGCCGTGCCGACCCCGCCTCCTGCGTGCAGGTGGTGATCATGAGGGACTACCAGCATGAGAACGTGGTGGAGATGTACAACAGCTACCTGGTTGGGGACGAGCTCTGGGTGGTGATGGAGTTCCTGGAGGGAGGCGCCCTCACCGACATCGTCACGCACACCAGGTACAGCCGGGCAGCTGGACGCTGCTGGGTCCCCAGAGTGCCCCCAGACCTCGCCCATATCAGGACTGCTCCCCTCCAGACGCCTTAGGGTGGGGCCACATCTCAGAACCAACACACTGTCCCCATCATACCTCCAGGGTGGGGCCGTGTCCCCATCAGACCCCAGGGTGGGGCCCCTGTCTGCCCcactcactccccaccccccacctgccctgccctcccaggaTGAACGAGGAGCAGATCGCCGCCGTGTGCCTGGCCGTGCTGCAGGCCCTGTCCGTGCTCCACGCCCAGGGAGTCATCCACCGAGACATCAAGAGCGACTCCATCCTGCTGACCCACGACGGCAGGGTGAGCAGTGGTGGGGTGGCTTGGCCTCCCCCGGCCTCTGCCCAGCTCTCCCCCTGCGGGTGGGTGGGCCCAGCCCCCAGTTCAGTCTCTTGAGGAGCAGTACGTGTATTCATTCCTCGTGCATCAGTCCAGAGTCAGGGGTCCAGGTGAGTGGGGGCCTCTGCCATCATTAGCCCCAGCCGCTGAGAGCTGGAGTCTAGCCCTGGACCCAGAGCAGGGAGACTGCATCTGGGTGGCTGGCCACAGCTCTCAGCCACGCGACAACCTGCTCCTGGCCTGGCGTCCAGGACTGGGCTGCGGACTCTTGGTCCTGTCTTCTGGACCGAAGCTCCGAGTTTGCAGTCCATGGATGAGCCTCCTGGTCCCAGAACCTGCATTCGTATTCCAAGAGCAGATGTGATTTTTCAGGGGGAGGGGGCCCTTGACTTTCACCAGATTCTGGTTGGTGATctgcctgccctcccccaggaaaGTTAAGCCAGTTCACAGAGGCGGGGGGGTCGGGGGAAGGCTTTGCTTCCCAGGGAGTCTCAGTTGGGGTCGTGAACACCTGAAGATTCTACAGACGTGTTTGGGGGACACGGGTGAGCACAGAACTGTATGTGCAATGTGTATGAGCATGCTCTCTGGAGGGTCCATTGACATCCTCAGGAGTCTGAATAGGGCCCATAGTTCCCAAGAAGCTGTAAATCATTGTTTCTGAGGAGGTGGTTGTTGCAGAGGGACAGGCAGCATCCTTCTCACCCCCTACCAACTAAAGACATGCCTCCTGCCGGGAAGCCAGGGCCCAGGGCACGGCATTGGGAGCCAGCCTCAGGCCAAATCCCTGCCCAGCCTTTGGTACTCATGGAACTTGGGCTGCCTCCCCCAGGAGTCCCAGCACAGACCCTGTCAAGGAGGCAGATGTGTGATCTCAGGCAGCTGACACCACTGAGGGCCCCAGCCAGGAGATGGCAGAGCTCCGCCAAGGTCAGGCTCTAACCTCTGGGCGGCATGTGGAAACCCAGCGTGTCAGAGGCTGAGGAATTAAACAGGCGACTGCCTCTGCCCCACCAGCACCTCTGACCCCCACTTCTGCACCCTGCTCCAGGTAAAGCTGTCAGACTTCGGGTTCTGCGCCCAGGTGAGCAAGGAGGTGCCTCGGAGGAAGTCCCTGGTCGGCACACCCTACTGGATGGCCCCAGAGCTCATCTCCCGCCTGCCCTATGGGCCAGAGGTGAGCCAGAGGCAGCCAGTCGCCCTGCACTGGTTTGCGCTGTTGCGGTCCAGAACAGCCGGAGTGTTGGGTGAGGGGGCTTGATCACCAGGGACAGCTTGGGGGGAGAAGTAGACTTGCCTGCGTGTACTCCTCGCCAGCTGAGTGCTAGTTCGGAGCCAGTGCTTGGCAACGGGAACAGGAGGCTGGGCAGAAGGGGCCCTGGCCTGCCTGCCAGCCTGGGGCAGAGGCTTCAAACTGGCTGATGCGCTCTGAAGATGCTCTtgcaagcatttttttaaaaagagctctcACGTGAGTCTGAATTTGGTCCCCTGGTGGAAAGCCAAGTGACCTGGGCACGAGGAGGCCGCATTCCCTCATGGCAACAGTCAGGTGCTGAGGAGCAGGGGAACCCTCGTCTTGGTCACAGCCCCCACCCATCTGTGTTGCCTACACTGACCTGCTTCACTCCCTGCCATTCCCTGCCTGGCCCTGAGGTCTTCCAGCTCTGCCTGTGGCTCTGAGGACAGTCAGTCAATAAGACTTGACccagtgcctggccagggtgccCGTGGAAGCATAGCTTGGGGAACCGCAGGCAGGAGTGGGGTCACATTGGGAGGGGAGGCTGGTAGGAGATTCTGAGGGACCATCTCCACCAGGACTGCCTGTGACAAAACCTTCTCAAGAAGGATTTAGCAAAGTGGAAAACTGTGGGTCCCTAGGACTGTAAAGTTTGGCGGGGGCACAGGCTTCATGCCCAGCTGTGTGCAGTGTCCCTCCCGGCTCTGATTGTCCCCGTGTAGCCCTCACTCAGGCAGGTGCTGCCCcatcagagcagaaatgaggaCTGTTTTCCTGACTATCTTGTTTAAAGTCTCAGGGTCAACTGTGATTGGCTCAGCTTGGGTCACGTGTCCATTCCTGAACCAGTTACTGTTTCCGCACTCTGCTGATTAAGACAGCTTGGTCATGCACCATGGACTGAAGTAGTGAGGAGGAGGTTCTCCAGAGGAATcc from Bubalus bubalis isolate 160015118507 breed Murrah chromosome 18, NDDB_SH_1, whole genome shotgun sequence harbors:
- the PAK4 gene encoding serine/threonine-protein kinase PAK 4 isoform X1; translated protein: MFGKKKKRVEISAPSNFEHRVHTGFDQHEQKFTGLPRQWQSLIEESARRPKPLIDPACITSIQPGAPKTIVRGSKGAKDGALTLLLDEFENMSVTRSNSLRRDSPPPPTRARQENGMPAEQAATARGGPEKAGSQGRGAGHGEAGGSTGDRRRAGPDKRPKSSREGSGGPQESSRDKRPLSGPDVGTPHQPASLASGAKVAAGRPFNTYPRADTDHPSRGTQGEPHNMAPNGPSVGGLAVPQSSSSRPPARAHGAPSPGVLGPHASEPQLAPPARALAAPAGPPAPGPPGPRSPQREPQRVSHEQFRAALQLVVDPGDPRSYLDNFIKIGEGSTGIVCIATVRSSGRLVAVKKMDLRKQQRRELLFNEVVIMRDYQHENVVEMYNSYLVGDELWVVMEFLEGGALTDIVTHTRMNEEQIAAVCLAVLQALSVLHAQGVIHRDIKSDSILLTHDGRVKLSDFGFCAQVSKEVPRRKSLVGTPYWMAPELISRLPYGPEVDIWSLGVMVIEMVDGEPPYFNEPPLKAMKMIRDNLPPRLKNLHKVSPSLKGFLDRLLVRDPAQRATAAELLKHPFLAKAGPPASIVPLMRQNRTR
- the PAK4 gene encoding serine/threonine-protein kinase PAK 4 isoform X2, with amino-acid sequence MFGKKKKRVEISAPSNFEHRVHTGFDQHEQKFTGLPRQWQSLIEESARRPKPLIDPACITSIQPGAPKGEPHNMAPNGPSVGGLAVPQSSSSRPPARAHGAPSPGVLGPHASEPQLAPPARALAAPAGPPAPGPPGPRSPQREPQRVSHEQFRAALQLVVDPGDPRSYLDNFIKIGEGSTGIVCIATVRSSGRLVAVKKMDLRKQQRRELLFNEVVIMRDYQHENVVEMYNSYLVGDELWVVMEFLEGGALTDIVTHTRMNEEQIAAVCLAVLQALSVLHAQGVIHRDIKSDSILLTHDGRVKLSDFGFCAQVSKEVPRRKSLVGTPYWMAPELISRLPYGPEVDIWSLGVMVIEMVDGEPPYFNEPPLKAMKMIRDNLPPRLKNLHKVSPSLKGFLDRLLVRDPAQRATAAELLKHPFLAKAGPPASIVPLMRQNRTR